In Onychomys torridus chromosome 15, mOncTor1.1, whole genome shotgun sequence, the following proteins share a genomic window:
- the LOC118596126 gene encoding U6 snRNA-associated Sm-like protein LSm5: MAANATTNPSQLLPLELMDKCIRSRIHIVMKSDKEIVDTLLGFDDFVNMMLEDVTEFEITPEGRRITKLDQILLNGNNITMLVPGGEEPEV; the protein is encoded by the coding sequence ATGGCAGCTAACGCAACCACGAACCCGTCTCAGCTCCTACCACTAGAGCTCATGGACAAGTGTATAAGATCCAGAATTCACATTGTGATGAAGAGTGATAAAGAAATTGTTGATACACTTCTAGGATTTGATGACTTTGTCAATATGATGTTGGAAGATGTCACTGAGTTTGAAATTACACCAGAAGGAAGAAGGATTACAAAATTAGATCAGATTTTACTAAATGGAAATAATATAACAATGCTGGTTCCTGGAGGAGAAGAGCCTGAAGTATGA